A window of Synechococcus sp. MW101C3 genomic DNA:
CCATTGCCAGCGCCAGGCCGCGCGAACGCAGGCCACCACGGGCGGAGGAACGGCCATTTCCACTACGGGCGAGTGCTCCGACTCTGGCCTGGCCGGGATCCCCTGCCAGCCTGTGGCGCAGGTGTTCGCAGGGACGGGCGCAAATGGCCGCAGACAAGGTGCTGGTGGTGGGCGGAACCCACGGCAACGAACGCAATGCCCCCTGGCTGCTGGAGCACTGGGGCCGCCACCCCGCCCACCTCGACCGCGCCGGGCTGGCGGTGGAGCTGGCGGTGGGCAATCCCGCGGCTCTGGCGGCAGGGGTGCGGTACCTCGATCACGATCTCAATCGTTCCTTTGGCCTGGAGGCTCTGGCGGATTCCGAGCGCAGCTCCCTGGAGCTGCTGCGGGCGCGCCAGCTGCTCGCCGATTTCGGGCCCACAGGCGCCACTCCCTGCGGGGTGGTTCTCGATTTGCACAGCACCACGGCGGCGATGGGCAGCTCCCTGGTGCTCTACGGGCGCCGCCCCACCGACCTGGCCCTGGCCGCCGGCATTCAGGCGCAGCTGGGGCTGCCGATCTACCTGCACGAGGGCGACCCCGCCCAGAGCGGCTTTCTGGTGGAGCGTTGGCCCTGCGGTGTGGTGATCGAGGTGGGTCCGGTGCCGCAGGGGGTGATCACCGCCACCATCTGCCACCAGACGGCCCTGGCCGTGGAGGCGGCGCTGGCCACCCTGGCAGCTGCACGCGCCGGGTCGCTACGGCTGCCGGTGGCTCTCACCGTCCACCGCCACCTTTGCAGCCTCGATCTGCCGCGCCATCCGGATGGCCGTCCGGCCTGCTGCCTGCATCCCAGTCGTCAGCACCGCGATTGGCAGCCCTTGCAGCTCGGCGATCCCCTGTTTCAAGGCGCCGATGGGGCCACCGTGCCGTTCGAGGCGGAAGCGGCCGGCATGATCGGCACTGCCATGGCAGCAGGAGATTGCACCTGGCCGGTGTTCATCAACGAAGCGGCCTATGGCGAGAAGGGCATCGCTCTGAGCCTCACCAGGCGGGAGCGGTGGCCCAGCAGCCAGGAGTGGGTGGAGGCCCTCCAGCAGCTGGCCCGGGATCTCGCTTGTGCCCGTTGAAGGGTGAGGCGCTCAGCGAGGGGCCTGGCCACCATCGGGGCTGGCCTGATTCAGCGGAGCTGCCTGGGGGGCGGGGGTGGGCCGGGGAACGCCGTTGTAGACCACGCCAAGAACCTGGCGGCCATCGGCCGAAATCCTCAGCTCGGTTTCGGTGTTCGGCGGCAGGCCGAGCACCTGCCAGCCAGGAGGGCCTCCCAGAAAACGGAAGGTGTAACCCTCGGCATCGGCCTTGATCAGGCAGTTGCCGGCGGCACGGTTGTACATGCAGGCGTCAGGGCGGTAAACGCTGAGCCCGCCATTCAGTTTCTCGGCCTGCATGCGGGCCAGGTTGGTGGCCCGCTGGCGGGTGAAGGGGAAGGTGTTGTAGGGATCGGTGGTTTGGCCGATCACGGCGGAGGCCGACAGCAGCAGGCTGGCGCCCAGGAGAACGGGGGAGAGTCGCATCAAGGGAA
This region includes:
- a CDS encoding aspartoacylase, with the translated sequence MAADKVLVVGGTHGNERNAPWLLEHWGRHPAHLDRAGLAVELAVGNPAALAAGVRYLDHDLNRSFGLEALADSERSSLELLRARQLLADFGPTGATPCGVVLDLHSTTAAMGSSLVLYGRRPTDLALAAGIQAQLGLPIYLHEGDPAQSGFLVERWPCGVVIEVGPVPQGVITATICHQTALAVEAALATLAAARAGSLRLPVALTVHRHLCSLDLPRHPDGRPACCLHPSRQHRDWQPLQLGDPLFQGADGATVPFEAEAAGMIGTAMAAGDCTWPVFINEAAYGEKGIALSLTRRERWPSSQEWVEALQQLARDLACAR